The DNA segment AATTTATACAGTTCATCAAATGAGCCCAATGGGTGTCCTCTATACTGGACTGGGAACACTATTTAGCCTGTTCTTATTCCAAACCTTACCAATGAATGCGACCATGGAGTCCACTTGGTCAGAAATAGGGGATAAGTCCTACGGTATTTATTTAGCACATCCATTCTGGTTGTTGATCATCTCTGGCGTGATGGCTAAATATAATCTCCTCTATACAGTGGTCAATGTACTTGCCATGTATGCTATGGCGCTAGGCCTGTCCTATTTGACTGCCGTGACATTAAACCATGTACCTAAACCATTACGTAAATTTATATTAGGACATTAATAATATACATCCGCTAGGATATAGTTTTTAACTATGGTATCCTAGCGGATTTTTGTATATCTAAGTTATATCTTTCACTAAGTAAAGTGTGAAAATTTGAAAGTAATTGTGATATAATAAGTCCATGATGATTACTACTTGATAGAGTAACGATATAGAAAAAGAGGTGCTCCTATGCAAGAATTAACATATTTTAATGGCGAGTTCGTTGAACCAGGTGCTAAAGTTATCAGTATTGATGACCGTGGTTATTTATTTGGTGACTCTGTATATGAAGTAGTACGTGTCGTAAAAGGCCGTTGCTTCGCATTGTCTTACCATCAAGATCGCTTGTATCGCTCTATGCGTGAAATGGATATTCCCGTAAAAATGACCCCAGATGATTTAACAGAATTGCACGAAATTTTAATCGAGCAAAGTGAAATCAAAGAGGGCTATATTTATTTGCAAATCTCTCGTGGTGTAGCGCCACGTCATCATGCATATGATCGTTCCAAACTAGAACCACAAATGCTCATGTCTATCCGCAATTTGGATATGGATGCAGTTAATAAATTGGGTGAAGGTGTAAAAGCGATTGCATTACCTGATGAGCGTTGGGACCATGTAGATGTTAAGACTACTAACTTGATTCCAAATATTTTGGCACAAACTAAAGCGGAGAAGAAATTTGCTTATACTGCCATGTTGTTCCGTGATGGCGTTTGTACAGAAGGTGCAACATCTAATGTATTTGCTGTCAAAGATGGTATCTTGTATACGCATCCAGCAGATAATCATATCTTAAAAGGTATTACGCGCCAAATGATTTTGACTCGCGTAGCACCATCTCTAGGTATTACTCTCATCGAAAAAGAATTCGATCGCGCCTTTGTAGATGATGCGGACGAATTATTCTTTACCGATACAATTGGTGGTGTCATCCCAATTACTAAGCTAGACAGAAATCCAGTATCTGGTGGTAAACCAGGTGCTATTACACTTCGTCTACGCGAAGCACTAGAAAAATTGATGGAAGAAGGTTTGCCTTAATAGGTAATCTACTTTCATTACATGGTAAACTTTTACCTTAAGAAAGGACATTATTTTGATTCAATTACAACACATTAGTAAAGTCTATGAAGGCGCTACTCGTGTGGAAGCCTTAAAAGATATTAGCCTTGATGTTAAAGAAGGTGAAATCTTTGGCATTATCGGTCAATCTGGGGCCGGTAAATCCACATTGATTCGATGCATCAACATGCTTGAAGCTCCTACATCTGGCTCTGTTATCGTCAATGGTACAGATTTAACAACACTTAGCAAATCCGATTTGCGTAAAGCACGCAAAGATATTGGTATGATTTTCCAACATTTTAACCTTTTATCCTCTCGTACAGTGTATGACAATGTGGCATTCCCGTTGGAATTACAAGGCTTGAGCAAATCTGAAATCAAGGAACGCATTACGCCAATCCTTGATATCGTAGGTCTTACTGAGCGTATGAACAACTATCCATCTCAATTGTCTGGTGGTCAAAAACAACGTGTTGGTATTGCTCGTGCCTTAGCGTCTAATCCAAAGGTTCTTCTTTGTGATGAAGCTACATCTG comes from the Veillonella dispar genome and includes:
- a CDS encoding aminotransferase class IV, which produces MQELTYFNGEFVEPGAKVISIDDRGYLFGDSVYEVVRVVKGRCFALSYHQDRLYRSMREMDIPVKMTPDDLTELHEILIEQSEIKEGYIYLQISRGVAPRHHAYDRSKLEPQMLMSIRNLDMDAVNKLGEGVKAIALPDERWDHVDVKTTNLIPNILAQTKAEKKFAYTAMLFRDGVCTEGATSNVFAVKDGILYTHPADNHILKGITRQMILTRVAPSLGITLIEKEFDRAFVDDADELFFTDTIGGVIPITKLDRNPVSGGKPGAITLRLREALEKLMEEGLP